From the Micromonospora echinospora genome, the window GCCCCGGCAATCCCCACGGTCACCGTGAGCAGGCCGAAGGCAACCGTGATCGAGGAAACCGCGCGCCGCATGGGCTCAGTGTCGCATGTTCCGCTCACCGTTCGGACGACCCGGCGGCCCCTTACGGACGACGTGCGGCGACGACGTTCTCCGCCGTTTCGAACGGCGCCAGCTCGGCGGCGAGCGCCGCACCGACCCGGACGTGCAGCAACGTGCCCTCGGGCAGGTGGGCCGTGCTGAGCACCTCGCCCTGCCGGTGCACCCGGGCGACCAGGTCGCCCCGGTCGTACGGCAGCACCGCCCGGACCTCGACCGCCGGGCGGGGCAGTCGCGCCTCGACGGCGGCCCGCAGATCCTCGATCCCGCGCCCGGAGTGGGCCGAGACGAAGATGGCGTCCGGCCAGGCGCGCTTGAGGCGCAGCAGCGTCTCCTCGTCGGCGGCGTCGATCTTGTTGACCGCCAGCAGTTCGGGCAGCCGGTCGGCGCCGACCTCGGCGAGCACCTCGCGGACCGCCCGCACCTGCTCCTCCGGGTCGGGGTGGGTGCCGTCGACCACGTGCACCACCAGGTCGGCGTCGGCCACCTCCTCCAGCGTCGAGCGGAACGCCTCGACGATCTGGTGCGGCAGGTGCCGGACGAAGCCGACCGTGTCGGAGAGGGTGTAGAGGCGACCGTCGGCGGCGGTGGCCCGCCGGGTGGTCGGGTCGAGGGTGGCGAAGAGCGCGTCCTCGACCAGCACCCCCGCACCGGTCAGCCGGTTGAGCAGGCTGGACTTGCCGGCGTTGGTGTAGCCGGCGATGGCCACCGCGGGCACCGCGTTGCGGGAGCGGCGGGCGCGCTTGGTCTGGCGTACCGTCCGCATGGCCTTGATCTCGCGGCGCAGCCGGGAGATCCGGTGGCGGATGCGCCGCCGGTCGGTCTCCAGCTTGGTCTCACCGGGACCACGCACGCCCACACCGCCGCCGGCGCCACCGCCGCGACCGCTACCACCGGTCTGCCGGGAGAGGGTCTCACCCCAACCGCGCAGCCGGGGCAGGAGGTATTCGAGCTGGGCCAGCTCGACCTGCGCCCGGCCCTCCCGGCTCTTGGCGTGCTGGGCGAAGATGTCGAGGATCAGCGCGGTCCGGTCGACCACCTTGACCTTGGTGCGCTGTTCCAGGTTGCGCAACTGGGACGGGGAGAGCTCCCCGTCGCAGATCACCGTGTCGGCGCCGGTGGAGAGGACCACCGCGCCCAGGTCGTCGACCTTGCCCCGACCGATGTAGGTGGCCGGGTCCGGGCGGCTGCGCCGCTGGATCAGCCCCTCCAGCACCTGCGAACCGGCGGTCTCGGCGAGCGCGGCCAGTTCGGTGAGGGAGTTCTCCGCGTCGGTCACCGTGCCCTCGGTCCACACCCCGACCAGCACGACCCGTTCCAGGCGGAGTTGGCGGTACTCGACCTCGGTGATGTCGGTGAGTTCGGTGGAGAGACCGGGCACCCGACGCAGCGCCTGACGCTCCTCCAGTTCCAGCTCGCCGGTGGTGGCGTCGAGTTCCTCGTCCTCGACCGGGACGAAGCCCTGCTGCTCTCGCAAACCGCTCTCCTGTCCGTTTTGGTAGGTACGAAGCAATCGTGACACGCGTACGGCCCCGCCGCACCTGCTATTTTCCCGTTCGCCGATGGATCACGCGCGGCCCACGTCACCTGGCTCCGGGGCGCGTGTCGGTCCGATCCGACGAACCGGTAGAAATGCGGGGGTCGGTGGCACCGGGGCCGCCGAGCCGTGACCGGAGGAACCCTGTGGCCATCACCCGCCTGCCGAGCGCCGGATTCTCGATCACCATCCGGATCGCCGTGCCCGCCGACGCGTCGTCGATCGGCCGGCTCACCACCTGCGTCGGGGAGGCCGGAGCCATCGTCACCGCGCTGGACGTGGTCGACTCCGACCCGAACCACGTGGTGGTCGACCTGACCTGCGACACCGCCGACGCCGGCCACGCCGACCAGGTGGTCCAGGCGTTGACCGAGCTGGACGGGGTGGACGTCCGCAAGGTCTCCGACCGGACCTTCCTGCTGCACCTGGGCGGCAAGATCGAGGTCACCCCGAAGGTGGCGCTGCGCAACCGGGACGAGCTGTCCCGCGCGTACACGCCGGGGGTGGCCCGGGTCTGCCAGGCGATCGCGGAGAACCCGGCCGACGCCCGCCGGCTGACCATCAAGCGCAACACGGTGGCCGTGGTCAGCGACGGCTCGGCCGTGCTCGGCCTCGGCAACCTGGGCCCGGCCGCCTCGCTGCCGGTGATGGAGGGCAAGGCCGCCCTGTTCAAGCGGTTCGGCGGGGTGGACGCCTGGCCGGTGGTGCTGGACACCCAGGACACCGACGAGATCGTCAACATCGTCCGGGCGATCGCGCCGGCGTACGGCGGGATCAACCTGGAGGACATCGCCGCGCCGCGCTGCTTCGAGATCGAGGCCCGACTGCGGGACCTGCTGGACATCCCGGTCTTCCACGACGACCAGCACGGCACCGCGATCTGCGTGCTCGCCGCGCTGACCAACGCGCTGCGCGTGGTGGGCAAGAACCTCTCGGACGTCCGGGTCGTGGTCTCCGGCGCGGGCGCGGCCGGTACCGCGATCATGAAGCTGCTGTTGCGCCAGGGCGTGGGCGACATCGTCGCGTACGACCGGCAGGGCGCGCTGCACCGTGGCCTGACCGGGCTCAACCCGGCCTGGCAGTGGCTGGCCGAGAACACCAACCGGGAGAACTACTCCGGTGACCTGCGCGGGGCGGTGGCCGGCGCGGACGTCTTCATCGGGGTGAGCGCGCCGAACCTGCTCACCGGCGAAGACGTCGCCACCATGGCCAAGGACGCGATCGTCTTCGCGCTGGCGAACCCGGACCCGGAGGTCGACCCCCGGGAGGCGCGCAAGTACGCGGCGGTGGTCGCCACCGGCCGCTCCGACCAGCCGAACCAGATCAACAACGTGCTCGCCTTCCCCGGCGTGTTCCGGGGCATGCTGGACGCGCACGCCGAGGAGTTCACCGAGGAGATGGCGATCGCCGCCGCCCGCGCCATCGCGGACGTGGTCGGCGAGGACAAGATCAACCCGACGGTGATCGTTCCCAGCGTGTTCGACTCCCGGGTCGCCCCGGCGGTGGCCGCCGCCGTCCGTGCCGCTGCCCAGAACCCCGGCGCCACGGCTCCCCCGGCGGCCGACTCCGGCCCCGCCGACCTCCCCGAGATCGCCGCCGCCTCCTCCGCCACCCCCTGACCGGTCCGGCTCCCCGCCACCCGGTCTCCGGATTGCCTGCAGGGGACCCCTCCTCGTCAGAAACGAGTAGCAGGGGTCCCCTGCAGACGTCCTGGTCGGCCCGGCGGTCCGCGCGGCGGGTCAGAGGAGCGTGCCGGTGGCCACCAGGAGGGCGGGGCCGGCGAGCCAGCAGGAGTCCGGTTCGATCGTGACGGTCAGCCGGCCACCGGGGACGTCGACCGCCACCACACCGGTCTCCCGGTCGGCGTCCCGCAGCGCCACGGCCGCCACCGCGCAGGCTCCGGTGCCGCAGGAGAGCGTCTCGGCCGACCCGCGCTCGTACACCCGCATCAGCACGTGCCCGTCGGCGCCGTCGACCGGCTCACCCGGACTGGTGAACTCGACGTTCACGCCGGCCGGGAAGAGCGCCGGGTCGACCCCGGGCGGGCGGGTGAGGTCGAGGGCGGCCAGGTCCAGCCCGGCCGGCAGCGCGCAGACCAGGTGCGGGTTGCCGACGTCCACGGCGGTGCCCGGCAGGGTCAGCCCGCCTAGGGTGGCCACCCCGGCGTCGTACAGGTCCGGGCGGCGCATCTCGACGGCGACGGTCTCCCCGTCCAGGCGGGCGCGGACCACGCCGGCCCGGGTCGCCACCGGCAGGAGGCCACCGGTCGGGGCGGCCAGCCCGCTGGCGACGAGGTAGCGGACGAAGACCCGGGCACCGTTGCCGCACATCTCGGCGAAGGAGCCGTCCGCGTTCCAGTAGTCCATGAACCACTCGGCCTCGCCGGCCTGCCCGGCGCCGTCCGGGTGTTTCGCGGCCCGGACCACCCGGAGCACGCCGTCACCGCCGACGCCGCGTCGCCGGTCGCAGAGCGCGGCGACCCGCTCGGGGGTCAGCGTCAGGCGCCCGTCCGGGTCGGGCAGGATCACGAAGTCGTTGCCGGTGCCATGGCCCTTGGTGAACTCCACGCCCCCATCATTCCGCAGCAGGTCGCGGCGTCCGGCGGGTGCTCACCCCGTCGAGGCCCGCACCACGGCCAGGGCGGTCCCGACCAGGTCCGGGGCGGCGGCGTCCAGCCAGTGCACCCGGGGGTCACGGCGGAACCAGGAGCGCTGCCGGCGGCCGAACCGGCGGGTCCCCCGGATCGTCTCGTCGTGCGCCTCGGCCTCGGTCGACTCGCCGGCCAGGAAGCGCAGCACCTGCTGGTAGCCGAGCGCCCGGCTGGCCGTACGCCCCTCGCGCAGGCCGTGGCCGACCAGCTCACGGGTCTCGGCGACCAGCCCGTCGGCCCACATCCGGTCCACCCGGCGGGCCATCCGCTCGTGCAGGACGGCGGTGTCCAGGTCGACACCGAGCTGCACGGACGGGTAGAACGGGGTCGGCTCGGGCAGCGAGGCGGCGAACGGCGCGCCGGTCAGCTCGACGACCTCCAGGGCCCGGACGATGCGCCGCCCGTTCCCGGGCAGGATGCCGGCGGCGGCGGCCGGGTCGGCGGCGCGCAGCCGCTCGTACAGCGGGGCCGGGCCGACGGCGGCCAACTCGGCCTCCAGGCGTCCGCGCAGCTCCGGGTCGGTGCCGGGGAACTCGAACCGTTCCAGCACCGCCCGGACGTAGAGGCCCGAGCCGCCGACCAGCAGCGGGACCTTTCCCCGGGCGAGGATGTCGTCGACCGCCGCGCGGGCGAGCCGCTGGTACTCGGCGACGCTCGCCGGTTCGGTGACCGGCCAGATGTCGAGCAGGTGGTGCGGCACGCCCTCGCGTTCGGCCGGGGTCAGCTTGGCGGTGCCGATGTCCATGCCCCGGTAGAGCTGCATCGAGTCGGCGTTGACCACCTCGCCGTCGAGCGCGTGGGCGAGGGCGATGCTCAGCCCGGACTTCCCGGCGGCGGTCGGCCCGACCACCGCGACGACCCTCACGCCCGCTCCCAGTTCGCCACGAGGTAGGCCACGCCGTAGGGGGCGGTGTGGTGGGTCAGCTCGCCCCGCCAGTGGCCGCCGGCCGCGCGC encodes:
- the hflX gene encoding GTPase HflX; translation: MREQQGFVPVEDEELDATTGELELEERQALRRVPGLSTELTDITEVEYRQLRLERVVLVGVWTEGTVTDAENSLTELAALAETAGSQVLEGLIQRRSRPDPATYIGRGKVDDLGAVVLSTGADTVICDGELSPSQLRNLEQRTKVKVVDRTALILDIFAQHAKSREGRAQVELAQLEYLLPRLRGWGETLSRQTGGSGRGGGAGGGVGVRGPGETKLETDRRRIRHRISRLRREIKAMRTVRQTKRARRSRNAVPAVAIAGYTNAGKSSLLNRLTGAGVLVEDALFATLDPTTRRATAADGRLYTLSDTVGFVRHLPHQIVEAFRSTLEEVADADLVVHVVDGTHPDPEEQVRAVREVLAEVGADRLPELLAVNKIDAADEETLLRLKRAWPDAIFVSAHSGRGIEDLRAAVEARLPRPAVEVRAVLPYDRGDLVARVHRQGEVLSTAHLPEGTLLHVRVGAALAAELAPFETAENVVAARRP
- the miaA gene encoding tRNA (adenosine(37)-N6)-dimethylallyltransferase MiaA, with product MGAGVRVVAVVGPTAAGKSGLSIALAHALDGEVVNADSMQLYRGMDIGTAKLTPAEREGVPHHLLDIWPVTEPASVAEYQRLARAAVDDILARGKVPLLVGGSGLYVRAVLERFEFPGTDPELRGRLEAELAAVGPAPLYERLRAADPAAAAGILPGNGRRIVRALEVVELTGAPFAASLPEPTPFYPSVQLGVDLDTAVLHERMARRVDRMWADGLVAETRELVGHGLREGRTASRALGYQQVLRFLAGESTEAEAHDETIRGTRRFGRRQRSWFRRDPRVHWLDAAAPDLVGTALAVVRASTG
- a CDS encoding NAD-dependent malic enzyme, whose translation is MRGSVAPGPPSRDRRNPVAITRLPSAGFSITIRIAVPADASSIGRLTTCVGEAGAIVTALDVVDSDPNHVVVDLTCDTADAGHADQVVQALTELDGVDVRKVSDRTFLLHLGGKIEVTPKVALRNRDELSRAYTPGVARVCQAIAENPADARRLTIKRNTVAVVSDGSAVLGLGNLGPAASLPVMEGKAALFKRFGGVDAWPVVLDTQDTDEIVNIVRAIAPAYGGINLEDIAAPRCFEIEARLRDLLDIPVFHDDQHGTAICVLAALTNALRVVGKNLSDVRVVVSGAGAAGTAIMKLLLRQGVGDIVAYDRQGALHRGLTGLNPAWQWLAENTNRENYSGDLRGAVAGADVFIGVSAPNLLTGEDVATMAKDAIVFALANPDPEVDPREARKYAAVVATGRSDQPNQINNVLAFPGVFRGMLDAHAEEFTEEMAIAAARAIADVVGEDKINPTVIVPSVFDSRVAPAVAAAVRAAAQNPGATAPPAADSGPADLPEIAAASSATP
- the dapF gene encoding diaminopimelate epimerase, which gives rise to MEFTKGHGTGNDFVILPDPDGRLTLTPERVAALCDRRRGVGGDGVLRVVRAAKHPDGAGQAGEAEWFMDYWNADGSFAEMCGNGARVFVRYLVASGLAAPTGGLLPVATRAGVVRARLDGETVAVEMRRPDLYDAGVATLGGLTLPGTAVDVGNPHLVCALPAGLDLAALDLTRPPGVDPALFPAGVNVEFTSPGEPVDGADGHVLMRVYERGSAETLSCGTGACAVAAVALRDADRETGVVAVDVPGGRLTVTIEPDSCWLAGPALLVATGTLL